One window of the Labilibaculum sp. genome contains the following:
- a CDS encoding RagB/SusD family nutrient uptake outer membrane protein — MKNKYILICSLFFILLGSCKEEFLEVDSASSVLIDDYYTTEDRIFEALVAAYDPLSWTDYAWGQYTQLNLVSDVMSDDVYVGGNDQGDLPFLHKMFNYEATPEIVCSDLWTTFYSGVKRANAVLEYIDNVQDISESNKALYIAEAKALRAYYYMWLWKLWGNIPYYETNLDFPYIAAQLTADEVYEGIITTLEDVIANGGLSIKTTSENTGRVSLAMTYMVYTEVVMYQNDESHYSTALAYMNEIIASHQYILNDDFAGIWEESGEWTKESIFEVNYFSVNGGKDWGSAIGDGGTVYPKLIGINSLSGSDDFDGGWGFEPVRQEAYDLYEDNDQRKNGGILNFATYAAQSGATYEGRYQDTGNFLKKYLPRANGNAGYAGSADMNYNNNLRVYRYAETLLNAAELLARGVSGTGSAQTYLDEVRDRAGVGSITATVDNIIKERHLEFVGEGKRYWDLVRTGMASTVLAPNEYRKNTWTENKKHLPIPQAEMDSDSGLTQNPY; from the coding sequence ATGAAGAATAAATATATTTTAATTTGCAGCTTATTTTTTATCCTTTTGGGTTCTTGTAAAGAGGAGTTCCTTGAAGTAGATTCGGCAAGCAGCGTATTGATAGATGATTATTATACAACAGAGGATCGTATATTTGAAGCACTTGTTGCTGCTTATGATCCATTATCCTGGACAGATTATGCCTGGGGACAATATACTCAACTTAACTTAGTGTCAGATGTAATGTCAGATGATGTGTATGTTGGAGGAAATGACCAGGGTGATTTGCCTTTTCTGCATAAGATGTTCAATTACGAAGCGACACCGGAAATTGTTTGCAGCGATTTATGGACCACTTTTTATTCAGGAGTAAAGCGTGCTAACGCTGTTTTGGAATATATAGATAATGTACAGGATATTTCCGAATCAAACAAAGCGCTTTACATTGCTGAAGCTAAAGCATTAAGGGCTTACTATTATATGTGGTTATGGAAACTTTGGGGCAATATTCCATATTATGAAACTAATCTCGATTTTCCATATATAGCAGCTCAGTTAACTGCCGATGAAGTTTATGAAGGTATAATCACAACATTAGAAGATGTGATTGCCAATGGTGGATTATCAATAAAAACTACTTCTGAAAATACAGGACGAGTGTCCTTGGCCATGACTTATATGGTATATACTGAAGTGGTGATGTATCAGAATGATGAAAGCCACTATTCAACAGCATTGGCTTACATGAATGAAATTATTGCAAGTCACCAATATATCTTGAATGATGATTTTGCAGGAATTTGGGAAGAAAGTGGAGAATGGACTAAGGAATCTATATTTGAAGTGAACTATTTTAGTGTTAATGGAGGAAAAGATTGGGGGAGTGCCATCGGTGATGGGGGTACTGTTTATCCTAAATTGATTGGTATTAATAGTTTATCAGGAAGTGATGATTTTGATGGAGGTTGGGGATTTGAACCTGTCCGTCAGGAAGCATATGATTTGTATGAGGATAATGACCAACGTAAAAATGGTGGAATTTTAAATTTTGCAACCTATGCAGCTCAATCTGGAGCTACTTACGAAGGACGTTATCAGGACACAGGAAACTTTTTGAAAAAATACCTTCCAAGAGCTAACGGAAATGCCGGTTATGCAGGTTCTGCGGATATGAATTACAACAATAACCTTAGGGTTTATCGATATGCTGAAACACTACTTAACGCCGCTGAATTATTAGCACGTGGAGTATCAGGAACAGGAAGTGCTCAAACTTATTTAGATGAAGTTCGGGATAGGGCAGGTGTAGGTAGCATTACTGCTACTGTTGATAATATCATTAAGGAACGTCATCTTGAGTTTGTGGGCGAAGGTAAGCGCTATTGGGATTTGGTTCGTACCGGAATGGCATCAACAGTACTTGCTCCAAACGAATACAGAAAAAACACTTGGACAGAGAATAAAAAACATCTGCCTATTCCGCAGGCCGAGATGGATTCAGATAGCGGTTTAACTCAAAATCCTTATTAA
- a CDS encoding TonB-dependent receptor: MKKTVLFLVLALFCLQSFAQKHVVTGIVASAEDGIPLPFASVVIKGTTIGTTTDMDGKYQIEISNDGILVFSLIGFSSQEIVVGNNSEMNVVLNVETTGLDEVIVVGYGVQKKSVLTASIAKVSADDLENIAPVRIDNALKGLASGVTVTSSSGQPGASSQVRIRGIGTINNSDPLYIVDGMPIDGGIDYLNPSDIQSIEVLKDAASGAVYGARAANGVILITTKSGDKGKLSVKYDFSRGWQSKWNKRDVLNAQQYALLINEGLVNSGETARYDDPYALGKGTDWQDMVFYDNAPVENHQLSVSGGSDKVIYYFSAGYYKQDGIVGGNFDRSNYERISLRSNTTYHLLDNMNRNFLNKLTVGINVAYSRINSKGIGTNSEYGSALGGAISFSPLLGLYEEDQAVAAALHPTAVRDPKNGLIYTIAGDEYNEITNPVAQLALPGEENNSDKLVSSFWGELTIWDNLKIRSSFGTDLAFWGNDGWTPEYYLGKSAYSDYSKVWSSMNRGFTWQVENILSYEKSIADKHNFNVMLGQSAKKVTGRGLGGSNKFMVEENGDKANIDFTTGTAANGDQTVGGGAWSPHTLASMFARLSYNFSERYMFQATIRRDGSSNFGPGKKYGVFSSISLGWNITNEAFMESRPEWLTSSKLRASWGKNGNENIGAFGYTALTSTGNNYAFGPGNGTLVNGTKASGLANTSLAWEESEQTDIGLDFGFLNSALTFTVDYYEKKTNGMLMTMSIPSYVGESKPTGNVGDMKNWGIEFDLGYRFKLGDFNFSIRGNASYLENELVNLGNADGFANYDSYANVGTISRAQNGLPFPYFYGYKTDGIFQNYAEINSHVNNEGGLIQANAVPGDVRFVDLNGDGSIGDDDRTMIGKGMPDWTYGINFGIDFKGFDFSMMLQGTVGNDIYDATRRTDLRYINLPAYMLDRWIGEGTSNTIPRFSFSDNNGNWLSSDLYVKDGDYMRIKNVTLGYTLPKNIVNKAFVNSLRFYVAAENLFTFTKYDGFDPEISSGGTSLGIDRGIYPQARTYTVGLNLSF, translated from the coding sequence ATGAAAAAAACAGTCTTGTTTTTAGTTTTGGCATTATTTTGCTTGCAATCCTTTGCACAAAAGCATGTCGTAACAGGTATAGTGGCCTCAGCAGAGGATGGTATACCATTGCCGTTTGCCTCGGTAGTGATTAAAGGTACTACAATCGGTACTACTACCGATATGGATGGAAAATATCAGATTGAGATCTCAAATGATGGGATACTGGTATTTTCGCTGATTGGTTTTAGCTCACAGGAAATTGTGGTGGGAAACAATTCAGAAATGAATGTGGTTTTAAATGTGGAAACAACAGGACTTGACGAAGTTATTGTTGTTGGTTACGGAGTGCAGAAAAAGAGTGTTTTAACTGCTTCAATTGCGAAAGTTTCAGCAGATGATTTAGAAAATATTGCACCTGTTCGCATCGATAATGCTCTGAAAGGATTGGCCTCAGGAGTAACCGTTACATCATCTTCCGGACAGCCGGGAGCTTCTTCGCAAGTACGAATTCGTGGTATTGGTACGATTAATAATAGTGATCCATTATATATTGTTGATGGTATGCCAATTGATGGAGGAATAGATTATTTAAATCCAAGTGACATTCAGTCTATTGAAGTTCTAAAGGATGCTGCATCAGGAGCAGTATATGGTGCCCGTGCTGCTAATGGAGTTATTCTGATAACTACAAAAAGTGGAGATAAAGGCAAATTATCTGTAAAATATGATTTCTCACGAGGTTGGCAAAGCAAATGGAATAAAAGGGATGTATTAAATGCCCAACAATATGCTTTACTGATAAATGAAGGTTTAGTTAATTCAGGGGAAACTGCAAGATATGATGATCCTTATGCATTGGGTAAGGGTACAGATTGGCAGGATATGGTTTTTTATGACAATGCCCCTGTTGAAAACCATCAATTGAGTGTTAGTGGCGGATCTGATAAAGTTATATATTATTTCTCTGCAGGTTATTATAAGCAGGATGGAATCGTTGGTGGAAATTTTGACCGTTCTAATTATGAGAGGATCTCATTAAGGTCAAATACAACATACCATCTTTTGGATAATATGAACCGTAATTTTTTAAATAAATTAACAGTAGGAATTAATGTTGCCTATTCAAGAATAAACTCTAAAGGTATTGGAACAAACTCGGAGTATGGTTCAGCACTTGGAGGTGCAATTTCATTCTCACCATTGTTAGGTTTGTATGAAGAGGATCAGGCAGTGGCTGCAGCCCTTCACCCAACGGCGGTTCGTGACCCAAAGAATGGGTTAATTTATACAATCGCTGGTGATGAATATAACGAAATCACTAATCCGGTCGCTCAGCTGGCTTTACCGGGAGAAGAGAATAACTCGGACAAGTTAGTGTCGTCATTTTGGGGCGAATTAACGATCTGGGACAATTTAAAGATTAGATCTTCATTTGGAACTGATCTGGCATTTTGGGGTAATGATGGTTGGACACCTGAATATTATTTAGGTAAATCTGCTTATTCTGATTACTCAAAAGTTTGGTCGAGTATGAATCGTGGATTTACCTGGCAGGTGGAAAATATCTTATCATACGAAAAGAGTATTGCCGACAAGCATAATTTTAACGTAATGTTAGGGCAATCAGCTAAAAAAGTAACAGGTCGTGGTTTAGGCGGAAGTAATAAATTTATGGTTGAAGAAAATGGAGACAAAGCCAATATTGATTTTACTACCGGAACAGCTGCAAATGGAGACCAGACAGTTGGAGGAGGAGCTTGGAGCCCACATACTTTAGCGTCAATGTTTGCCCGGTTAAGCTATAATTTTTCAGAGAGATACATGTTTCAGGCCACTATTCGTAGAGATGGTTCTTCTAATTTTGGTCCGGGGAAAAAATATGGTGTGTTCTCCTCAATTTCACTGGGATGGAATATTACAAATGAGGCATTCATGGAATCGCGTCCAGAGTGGTTAACTTCTTCTAAACTGAGAGCTTCATGGGGTAAAAACGGGAATGAAAATATCGGGGCTTTTGGTTATACCGCCCTTACTTCAACAGGTAATAATTATGCTTTTGGACCAGGGAATGGAACATTAGTAAATGGAACAAAAGCATCTGGGCTGGCTAATACTTCATTAGCATGGGAAGAATCGGAGCAAACCGACATAGGACTTGATTTCGGATTCTTAAATAGTGCATTGACATTTACAGTTGATTACTATGAGAAGAAAACCAATGGAATGTTGATGACGATGTCGATTCCTTCTTATGTGGGAGAATCAAAACCAACTGGTAATGTTGGAGATATGAAAAACTGGGGTATTGAATTTGATTTAGGCTATAGATTCAAGCTTGGCGATTTCAACTTTAGCATTAGAGGAAACGCTTCTTATCTTGAAAACGAATTGGTTAATCTGGGAAATGCAGATGGTTTTGCTAATTACGATAGCTATGCTAATGTAGGAACTATTTCGAGAGCCCAAAATGGGTTGCCATTCCCCTATTTTTATGGATATAAAACAGATGGTATTTTCCAAAATTATGCAGAAATTAATTCACATGTGAATAATGAAGGTGGCTTAATCCAGGCGAATGCAGTTCCTGGAGATGTAAGGTTTGTGGATTTGAATGGAGATGGCTCTATTGGAGATGATGACCGTACAATGATTGGAAAGGGTATGCCTGACTGGACATACGGTATAAACTTTGGAATTGATTTTAAAGGCTTTGATTTTAGCATGATGCTGCAGGGAACTGTTGGTAACGATATTTATGATGCTACCCGACGTACAGACTTGCGTTATATTAATTTGCCTGCCTATATGTTAGATCGTTGGATAGGAGAAGGAACTTCCAATACAATTCCGCGGTTTTCATTTTCAGATAATAACGGCAACTGGTTATCATCTGACCTCTATGTTAAAGATGGCGATTATATGCGCATAAAAAATGTAACATTAGGTTACACTCTACCCAAAAATATTGTCAATAAGGCATTTGTAAATAGTTTGCGCTTTTATGTTGCAGCAGAGAATCTTTTCACTTTCACAAAATACGACGGTTTTGATCCTGAAATTTCTTCAGGAGGTACTTCTCTTGGTATTGATCGCGGAATATATCCTCAGGCAAGAACATATACAGTTGGTTTAAACCTGTCTTTTTAA
- a CDS encoding glycoside hydrolase family 3 C-terminal domain-containing protein, giving the protein MKNLLLFSILILSNMVLKAQTKKSDLDVNDKIDQLVSKLTLEEKAALCSGRDDWSTQPVERLNIPWIWVADGPHGLRRAPATNKAGYGDQLPATCFPTASALSATWNLDMVNKVGQAIGEECQAQKVNVILGPGVNIKRSVLGGRNFEFFSEDPILSGELGAAYINGVQSQGVGTSLKHYTANNVETMRMYNNSNMDNRTLHEIYLTPFEIAVKKAQPWTIMACYNRVQGVYGTQSPYLLTDMLKKEWGFKGIVISDWFAVVNRVEAMKAGMHIEMPRVSGVNDSLVVEAVKNGDLDIAVVDGLVKEILTIVFKAKALEKQGAELNAEKHHAYARQVESEAITLLKNKNQILPVTKEKYKRVAIIGEFASAPRYQGNGSSEVKPTRLDKALDIIKKEYGRDIKISYAQGYKLSDDNDMSLIDEAKKAAADADIALVFAGLPLQYESEGIDRTHINMPVSHNKLISEIAKIQKNTVAVLTNGSAVTMPWINEVDGILETWLGGQAGAGAVADVLFGKINPSGKLAETFPVKLEDTPSFLNFPGEQGEVLYGERIFVGYRYYDEKKIEPLFPFGFGLSYTTFEYSNLKLSAKNTTDKEGVTATLTVKNTGDVKGKEVVQLYVTDNKSTLLRPKKELKKFAKIELEPGEEKEVTFQLEARDFSCYDGKREMWIAESGEFTISAAASSRDIRLSEVVALQSTQQVPLAFDEYTFFSEYWKNKQTRALLMELVPNWIKGFTGEGKSGYNADFPGFMVDHPMIKYPYITNGEISHAQVMELVEKCKGFTYNP; this is encoded by the coding sequence ATGAAAAATTTACTATTGTTTTCCATCCTAATACTATCAAATATGGTATTGAAAGCACAGACTAAAAAATCAGACCTGGATGTCAATGATAAAATTGACCAATTGGTTTCTAAATTGACTTTAGAGGAGAAAGCAGCCCTTTGCTCCGGTCGCGATGACTGGAGCACACAGCCGGTCGAACGCCTTAATATCCCATGGATTTGGGTCGCAGATGGTCCTCATGGTCTGCGCCGGGCGCCGGCAACCAATAAGGCTGGTTACGGCGATCAGTTGCCGGCTACCTGCTTTCCAACTGCATCGGCACTTTCTGCAACATGGAATTTAGATATGGTCAATAAAGTTGGACAAGCCATAGGTGAAGAATGTCAGGCGCAAAAAGTGAATGTAATTCTGGGGCCGGGTGTCAACATCAAACGATCGGTTTTGGGCGGAAGAAATTTTGAGTTCTTTTCTGAAGACCCAATTTTATCAGGCGAACTGGGAGCGGCCTATATCAACGGAGTTCAAAGTCAGGGCGTGGGAACATCATTAAAACATTATACCGCCAACAATGTCGAAACCATGCGCATGTACAACAACTCCAATATGGATAATCGTACCCTGCACGAAATCTACCTCACTCCATTCGAAATAGCGGTAAAAAAAGCACAGCCATGGACAATTATGGCCTGTTACAATCGGGTTCAGGGTGTTTACGGCACTCAAAGTCCGTATTTGTTAACCGATATGCTTAAAAAGGAATGGGGATTTAAAGGCATTGTTATTTCAGACTGGTTTGCAGTGGTTAACCGGGTTGAAGCAATGAAAGCAGGCATGCACATCGAAATGCCCAGAGTTAGTGGTGTAAATGATTCTCTTGTTGTAGAAGCGGTTAAAAACGGAGATTTGGATATTGCTGTTGTTGATGGATTGGTAAAAGAGATCCTGACAATTGTATTTAAAGCAAAAGCTCTCGAAAAACAAGGTGCTGAACTCAATGCTGAAAAGCATCACGCTTATGCACGGCAGGTTGAATCAGAAGCCATAACACTTTTGAAGAACAAAAATCAGATATTACCTGTAACAAAAGAGAAGTACAAGCGTGTAGCCATTATTGGAGAATTTGCCTCAGCTCCCCGTTATCAGGGAAACGGAAGTTCTGAAGTAAAACCTACCCGGCTTGATAAAGCGCTTGACATCATCAAAAAAGAATATGGCAGGGACATAAAAATAAGCTATGCGCAAGGCTATAAACTATCTGATGATAATGATATGTCGCTAATAGATGAAGCCAAAAAAGCAGCTGCCGATGCCGATATTGCTTTGGTATTTGCAGGTTTACCATTGCAGTACGAATCCGAAGGCATAGACCGAACCCATATTAATATGCCTGTATCTCATAACAAACTAATTAGTGAGATTGCGAAAATTCAGAAAAACACGGTTGCCGTACTTACCAACGGAAGCGCAGTTACTATGCCATGGATAAATGAAGTGGATGGTATTTTGGAAACCTGGCTGGGCGGACAAGCCGGAGCTGGTGCTGTTGCCGATGTTTTGTTTGGGAAAATAAATCCATCAGGCAAACTGGCCGAAACATTTCCTGTGAAATTAGAAGACACTCCTTCATTTTTAAATTTTCCGGGAGAGCAAGGCGAAGTCCTTTACGGAGAGCGCATTTTTGTTGGCTATCGTTACTACGATGAAAAGAAAATTGAACCTCTGTTTCCTTTTGGATTTGGATTGTCTTATACAACTTTTGAATACAGTAATCTTAAATTATCAGCAAAAAACACGACCGATAAAGAAGGAGTAACAGCGACCTTAACTGTTAAAAACACAGGTGATGTAAAAGGGAAAGAAGTTGTGCAATTGTATGTTACCGATAATAAAAGTACACTATTGCGCCCTAAAAAAGAGTTGAAGAAGTTCGCGAAAATTGAGTTAGAGCCGGGAGAAGAAAAAGAAGTGACTTTTCAATTGGAAGCCCGGGATTTCTCCTGCTACGATGGAAAAAGAGAGATGTGGATTGCTGAAAGCGGCGAATTTACAATTTCTGCAGCAGCATCATCACGCGATATCAGATTATCAGAAGTTGTTGCCCTGCAATCAACGCAACAAGTTCCTTTGGCTTTCGACGAGTACACATTTTTTAGCGAATACTGGAAAAATAAGCAAACCCGGGCATTGCTGATGGAATTAGTTCCAAATTGGATCAAAGGGTTCACAGGAGAAGGAAAATCAGGTTATAATGCAGATTTCCCAGGCTTCATGGTCGATCATCCAATGATAAAATATCCTTACATAACCAATGGCGAAATATCCCATGCTCAGGTTATGGAACTGGTCGAGAAATGTAAGGGTTTTACTTATAATCCATAA
- a CDS encoding glycoside hydrolase family 3 N-terminal domain-containing protein: MVNRFYVLGICLCLLQSCVSSLSTNDQKIEKLLSQMTIDEKIGQMCQINGFSGQIPDKIKEEIKAGNVGSILNEVDVKTVNEIQKTAIEESRLGIPLLIGRDVVHGFKTIFPIPLGQAAAWNPEIVKKGAGIAAQEASLAGVNWTFAPMIDIARDSRWGRIAESFGEDPYLVSKMAVASTEGFQGTNGSLFSNGKIAACAKHFAGYGAAEGGRDYNTTLIPEGELRDVYFKSFKAAKDAGIRTFMTGFNDLNGVPASGNQFLFRKVLREEWQFDGMVVSDWASIHELISHGFSSDEKDAAKKALIAGVDMEMASTCYKNHIKELLDEGLINIDLVDDAVRNILRIKIELGLFEHPYVDENGQGEIGEKDIEKAALEAAEQSIVLLKNKNKLLPLSTKINSVAVIGPMAHEKYEQLGTWSFDADSLLSITPLEGIRNLLGNAKVNFAKGLKYTRDKNSDGFKQAIKAAKSSDVVVVCVGEEAILSGEAHCRARLDLPGIQKELIQEISETGKPVVLIVMAGRALSIGDVYENADAVLYAWHPGTMGGTALANILFGKVSPSGKLPVTMPKSVGQIPMHYNHKNSGRPVDPNNWPSIDKIPVKAYQTSLGNTSHYMDEGFEPLYPFGFGLSYTDFEYSDLRIETPVIARTEELNVSVLLSNKGECTAEEVVQVYIRDLVGDVTRPVRELKAFDRVKLKAGEAKRVSFTIPASELSFHNQQMMNVVEPGKFMLWIGGNSNADLGAEFAVK, from the coding sequence ATGGTAAATAGATTTTACGTATTAGGGATATGTCTTTGCCTTTTACAGTCTTGTGTATCTTCTTTATCTACGAATGATCAGAAGATTGAGAAACTTTTGTCGCAAATGACAATTGATGAAAAAATAGGACAAATGTGTCAGATCAATGGCTTTTCCGGACAAATTCCGGATAAGATAAAAGAAGAAATAAAGGCTGGAAATGTTGGCTCTATTTTGAACGAAGTTGACGTAAAAACAGTAAATGAAATTCAAAAAACAGCAATTGAAGAAAGTCGGTTGGGTATTCCTTTGTTAATAGGCAGAGATGTTGTACATGGTTTTAAAACCATATTCCCAATTCCTTTGGGGCAAGCAGCTGCCTGGAATCCTGAAATAGTAAAAAAAGGGGCAGGTATTGCAGCACAAGAGGCTTCTTTAGCTGGTGTTAACTGGACATTTGCACCCATGATTGATATTGCCAGAGACTCCCGATGGGGGAGAATTGCAGAAAGTTTTGGAGAAGATCCATACTTGGTTTCAAAAATGGCTGTTGCTTCTACCGAAGGTTTTCAGGGCACCAATGGTTCTCTTTTTTCAAATGGTAAAATAGCCGCTTGCGCAAAACACTTTGCCGGCTATGGTGCCGCAGAAGGAGGCCGGGATTATAATACAACACTTATTCCTGAAGGAGAATTGCGGGATGTTTATTTTAAATCATTCAAAGCAGCCAAGGATGCCGGTATCAGAACTTTTATGACAGGATTCAATGATTTGAATGGCGTTCCGGCTTCGGGAAATCAATTCTTGTTTCGTAAGGTTTTAAGAGAGGAGTGGCAATTTGATGGAATGGTGGTCAGCGACTGGGCGTCAATTCATGAATTGATCAGTCATGGTTTTTCTTCTGATGAAAAAGATGCAGCAAAAAAAGCTTTGATAGCAGGCGTTGATATGGAAATGGCTTCCACCTGTTACAAAAATCATATTAAGGAACTTTTGGATGAGGGTCTTATAAATATAGATTTAGTTGATGATGCAGTAAGAAATATACTGCGAATCAAAATTGAACTGGGCTTATTTGAGCACCCATATGTAGATGAAAACGGACAGGGCGAAATTGGAGAAAAAGACATAGAAAAAGCAGCTCTGGAAGCGGCCGAACAGAGCATCGTTCTTTTGAAGAATAAAAATAAGCTGTTGCCTCTTTCCACAAAAATAAATTCAGTTGCAGTTATTGGCCCGATGGCTCATGAAAAATACGAGCAATTGGGAACATGGAGCTTCGATGCTGACAGCTTGTTATCAATTACGCCGCTCGAAGGAATTAGAAATTTGCTGGGAAATGCGAAGGTGAATTTTGCAAAAGGATTAAAATACACAAGAGACAAAAATTCAGATGGTTTCAAACAAGCAATAAAGGCTGCAAAATCCTCTGATGTTGTTGTTGTATGTGTGGGCGAGGAAGCGATATTATCAGGAGAGGCTCATTGCCGGGCCAGACTTGATCTTCCTGGAATTCAAAAAGAACTGATACAGGAAATATCGGAAACAGGCAAGCCAGTCGTTCTGATTGTAATGGCAGGAAGAGCATTGAGTATTGGAGATGTATACGAAAATGCAGATGCAGTGCTGTATGCATGGCATCCGGGAACTATGGGAGGAACAGCATTGGCAAATATTTTGTTTGGAAAAGTATCACCTTCAGGTAAATTGCCGGTAACAATGCCAAAATCGGTTGGACAGATTCCCATGCACTACAATCATAAAAACAGCGGACGACCTGTTGATCCCAATAACTGGCCTTCAATTGATAAAATTCCCGTAAAGGCCTATCAAACATCATTGGGAAATACTTCTCATTACATGGATGAAGGTTTTGAACCCTTATATCCCTTTGGTTTTGGATTATCATATACTGATTTTGAATATTCAGACTTACGGATTGAAACACCGGTAATTGCAAGAACAGAAGAGTTGAACGTATCCGTTTTGTTAAGCAACAAAGGCGAATGTACTGCCGAAGAAGTTGTGCAGGTTTACATTCGTGATCTGGTTGGAGATGTTACCAGACCGGTAAGAGAACTAAAAGCTTTCGATCGGGTGAAACTGAAGGCAGGAGAAGCCAAAAGGGTGAGTTTCACAATTCCGGCAAGCGAATTGTCATTTCATAATCAGCAAATGATGAATGTTGTTGAGCCTGGAAAATTTATGCTTTGGATTGGAGGAAATTCCAATGCTGATTTGGGTGCTGAGTTTGCAGTGAAATAG